One Keratinibaculum paraultunense genomic window carries:
- a CDS encoding dicarboxylate/amino acid:cation symporter: MKKLGLLPRLIIAIVLGIIIGTFAPAWFVRILATFNGLFGNFLGFAIPLIIIGFVAPGIGDLGKEAGKLLAITAALAYGSTIFSGTLAYFTSSTILPKFLTPGLFNMGSVNPDEALLKPFFEVEMPPIFDVMTALLIAFTIGVGIAAIEGDTIKKFMNEFQAIVEKLISSLIIPLLPVHILGIFANMTYAGQVVTILSVFSKVFAMIILLHITVLIIQFIIGGTVAGGNPFKLLKNMIPAYLTAIGTQSSAATIPVTLQQTKKNGVQGEIADFVIPLCATIHLSGSTMTIVCCSMAIMMLNGMTISFKAMLPFIMMLGITMVAAPGVPGGAVIAALGLLEKMLGFSQSMLSLMIALYVAQDSFGTATNVTGDGAIALIVNKISGYKLEK; the protein is encoded by the coding sequence ATGAAAAAATTAGGATTATTACCTAGATTAATTATTGCCATTGTTCTTGGAATAATCATAGGAACTTTTGCTCCAGCATGGTTTGTTAGGATATTAGCCACTTTTAATGGACTGTTTGGAAATTTCCTTGGCTTTGCTATTCCTTTAATAATAATAGGATTTGTAGCTCCTGGAATTGGAGATTTAGGTAAAGAAGCAGGAAAACTTTTAGCTATAACTGCTGCTCTAGCTTATGGTTCTACTATTTTTTCTGGTACTTTAGCATATTTTACTTCTTCTACAATACTACCTAAATTTTTAACTCCTGGACTTTTTAATATGGGATCAGTTAACCCTGATGAAGCCCTTTTGAAACCTTTCTTTGAAGTAGAAATGCCACCAATATTTGATGTAATGACAGCTTTGTTAATTGCTTTTACTATTGGAGTTGGAATTGCAGCTATAGAAGGGGATACTATTAAAAAATTCATGAATGAATTTCAAGCTATAGTAGAAAAACTGATATCCAGCTTGATTATACCTCTTTTACCTGTTCATATATTAGGGATATTTGCTAATATGACCTATGCTGGACAAGTAGTAACCATTTTATCCGTATTTTCTAAAGTATTTGCTATGATAATTTTACTTCACATAACAGTATTAATTATACAATTTATAATTGGTGGAACTGTTGCAGGAGGAAATCCTTTTAAATTATTAAAAAACATGATACCAGCATATCTTACAGCTATTGGTACTCAATCTTCTGCAGCTACTATTCCTGTTACTTTGCAACAAACTAAAAAAAATGGAGTGCAAGGTGAAATAGCTGATTTTGTAATTCCTTTATGTGCTACTATTCATCTATCAGGAAGTACTATGACAATAGTTTGCTGTTCTATGGCTATTATGATGTTAAATGGTATGACTATTAGCTTTAAGGCTATGCTACCATTTATAATGATGTTAGGCATTACCATGGTAGCTGCTCCTGGGGTACCTGGTGGAGCTGTTATTGCAGCTTTAGGGTTATTGGAAAAAATGCTTGGATTCTCCCAATCTATGCTTTCATTAATGATTGCATTGTATGTAGCTCAAGATAGCTTTGGTACTGCTACTAATGTTACAGGAGATGGTGCAATTGCGTTAATTGTAAATAAAATTTCTGGATATAAATTAGAAAAATAA
- a CDS encoding LTA synthase family protein: MLILLLILKILLFMHVTNVQYNRLIIFLTSTLIVLFLFSWIYLSKNKKKQTLAFSFYNIISALMFADVMYYTYFNALPSVKMLKQLYLLPAVGDSIKSIFTFTNFLFLADIPFLIFYSKWKKKKIRKENKKYNKIFRWGIPGTIALILVILFSFLIKNELFGPVTNQELFTYHIKDIKKTILGDEEIVQGIESFTQKDLEELKDRTYLDEGKYTGVGRGKNLIVIQVEALQNFVINHYYDGQEITPNLNKLIQQQGSLYFDKYYQLIGRGNTADAEFVSNNSLYPSMDEPTYTQYEENTFYGLPWVLRDNGYTAWVFHGYEKEFWNRSRAYPNQGFERFISEEDYDLIKTIGFGLTDEQFFKQSMDYLKELDSIDDNPFYAFMITLTSHNPFKMPDEYKELKIRKEHENTILGDYIQAIHYTDKALGQFFEALKKEGLYEDTVIALYGDHFAINSLNKDYQKLMSEYLGYTYDLDEMMKIPLIIHIPGENINETISKVGSQLDFMPTILNIMGYQNEKGIMFGRDLINYQGESLVAPQTYAVKGSVITDEILLEMSRDGIFENSRAFRLDTREEVDVLEYKDYHKRAIEEINKSDFILKNNLLKKLIGQ, translated from the coding sequence ATGCTGATTTTATTACTTATACTAAAAATATTATTATTTATGCATGTAACTAATGTACAATACAATAGACTTATTATATTTTTAACAAGTACATTAATTGTATTATTTTTATTTAGTTGGATATATCTTAGCAAAAATAAAAAGAAACAAACTTTAGCCTTTAGCTTTTATAATATAATATCAGCACTTATGTTTGCTGATGTAATGTACTATACTTATTTTAACGCACTACCTTCTGTGAAGATGTTAAAACAATTATACCTATTACCAGCAGTAGGGGATAGCATTAAATCTATATTTACATTTACTAATTTTCTTTTTTTAGCAGATATACCATTTTTAATATTTTATTCTAAGTGGAAGAAAAAAAAGATTAGAAAAGAAAATAAAAAATATAATAAAATTTTTAGATGGGGGATACCAGGAACTATTGCATTGATATTGGTAATATTATTTTCATTTTTAATTAAAAATGAATTATTTGGACCAGTAACTAATCAAGAATTGTTTACTTATCATATAAAAGATATTAAGAAAACTATACTAGGAGATGAAGAAATAGTTCAAGGAATAGAATCATTTACTCAAAAGGATTTAGAAGAATTAAAAGATAGAACTTATTTGGATGAGGGAAAATACACTGGTGTAGGTAGAGGGAAAAATTTAATAGTAATTCAAGTAGAAGCACTACAAAATTTTGTTATAAATCACTATTACGATGGACAGGAAATAACTCCAAATTTAAATAAATTAATACAACAACAAGGCTCCTTATATTTTGATAAATACTATCAGTTAATAGGCAGAGGAAATACTGCTGATGCAGAATTTGTATCCAATAATTCTTTGTATCCATCCATGGATGAACCTACTTATACCCAATACGAAGAAAATACCTTTTATGGGCTTCCTTGGGTATTAAGGGATAATGGATACACTGCTTGGGTATTTCATGGGTATGAGAAGGAATTTTGGAATAGAAGTAGAGCATACCCTAATCAAGGATTTGAAAGGTTTATATCTGAGGAGGATTATGATTTAATAAAAACCATAGGATTTGGTTTAACTGATGAACAGTTTTTTAAACAAAGTATGGATTATCTAAAAGAATTGGATAGTATAGATGATAATCCTTTTTATGCATTTATGATAACTTTAACTAGTCATAATCCATTTAAAATGCCTGATGAATATAAAGAGTTAAAAATTCGAAAAGAACATGAAAATACCATACTAGGGGATTATATTCAAGCTATTCACTATACAGATAAAGCTTTAGGACAGTTTTTTGAAGCACTAAAAAAAGAGGGTTTATATGAAGACACAGTAATAGCTTTATATGGAGATCACTTTGCCATAAATAGCTTAAACAAAGATTACCAAAAACTTATGAGTGAATACTTAGGTTATACTTATGATTTAGATGAAATGATGAAAATACCTTTAATAATTCATATACCGGGAGAAAATATAAATGAAACTATATCTAAAGTTGGAAGTCAGTTAGATTTTATGCCTACTATATTAAATATAATGGGATACCAAAATGAGAAAGGAATAATGTTTGGCAGAGATTTAATAAATTATCAAGGGGAAAGCCTAGTAGCTCCTCAAACTTATGCAGTAAAAGGCTCAGTAATAACTGATGAAATATTATTGGAAATGTCGAGAGATGGTATATTTGAAAATAGCAGAGCTTTTCGCCTAGATACTAGAGAAGAAGTGGATGTATTAGAGTATAAAGATTATCATAAGAGAGCAATAGAAGAGATAAATAAATCAGATTTTATATTAAAAAACAATCTGTTAAAAAAACTCATAGGACAGTAG
- a CDS encoding methyl-accepting chemotaxis protein, whose product MKLKTRIIVFTCILCVASILLSTITNYKFLAGELLNETKNNAKNSAKITAKELDKWLRIQKNSLKEIADALLYNDNFEFDYVYGYLSGQGEINEGNEYYVGLPDDSLISGGGWIPPDDYKPTERDWYINAEGSDDVVISSPYIDAKTGEVTITISRALEKNNKLVGVLASDIHLSYILGVTSNIDLGDLGKDSYGFLIDGEGNIITHKNKAFNPDPEKGYVNINEILGGKLKDISKTEKTAKKGLNEIKDYDGKERVFFVEDMDETNWKVGVAISSAEMLKTFKKSVNRLIMISIIIVIIAIILSTIMGNSISKPIIESVEVANRIEKLDLTENIDEKNLKRKDEIGQISLSFQSITNTLREFTKKIKESSEQVASSSEELTAVSEEAATAANSVAESATEIAVDSEEQKNDILNAVSAIEQISAQIQEISSNAEEINNLSQEVSGSSDKGRHNIENVIYQMNNIVKSTEKVQVSLEDVDNSSKEMDSIIQVIQDVAEQTNLLALNAAIEAARAGETGRGFAVVAEEIRKLAEEVHHSTEDIYEIIKKNQNIIDEANENMNISKEEVDKGLITIDETKETFIKIIDSIDEISNQIQNIAQAINQVAEGTENVVGSVSSIEHKSQEVAENIQNVSAAAEEQTASMEEIASASESLAMLAQDLQMLIAEIRI is encoded by the coding sequence ATGAAATTAAAAACAAGGATAATTGTGTTTACATGTATTTTATGTGTAGCAAGTATTCTTTTATCAACAATAACTAATTATAAGTTTTTAGCAGGAGAGCTTTTAAATGAAACAAAAAATAATGCAAAGAATTCAGCTAAGATCACTGCAAAGGAATTGGATAAATGGTTAAGAATACAAAAAAATTCCTTAAAAGAAATAGCAGACGCTCTTTTATATAATGATAATTTTGAATTTGATTATGTATATGGTTATTTAAGTGGTCAAGGAGAAATCAATGAAGGTAATGAATATTATGTTGGATTGCCGGATGATTCTTTAATATCAGGAGGTGGTTGGATACCGCCAGATGATTATAAGCCTACTGAAAGAGATTGGTACATAAATGCTGAAGGATCTGATGATGTAGTAATATCATCTCCCTATATAGACGCTAAAACAGGAGAAGTTACAATTACTATATCTAGAGCTCTTGAAAAAAACAACAAATTAGTAGGAGTTTTAGCATCAGATATACATTTATCCTATATACTAGGAGTTACTTCAAATATAGATTTGGGTGATTTAGGAAAAGATTCCTATGGATTTTTAATAGATGGAGAAGGAAATATCATAACCCATAAAAACAAAGCTTTCAATCCTGATCCAGAAAAAGGCTATGTAAACATAAATGAAATATTAGGTGGCAAATTAAAAGATATATCTAAAACAGAAAAAACAGCAAAAAAAGGATTAAATGAAATAAAGGATTATGATGGAAAAGAACGAGTATTTTTTGTAGAAGATATGGATGAAACTAATTGGAAAGTAGGAGTAGCCATATCAAGTGCTGAAATGTTAAAAACCTTTAAAAAATCAGTAAACAGATTAATCATGATTAGTATAATAATAGTTATAATTGCAATAATTCTTTCCACTATAATGGGAAATTCTATATCTAAACCTATTATAGAATCTGTAGAAGTAGCAAATAGAATAGAAAAGTTAGATTTAACAGAAAATATAGATGAAAAGAATTTGAAAAGGAAAGATGAAATTGGTCAAATATCATTATCCTTTCAATCCATAACAAACACTTTAAGGGAATTTACAAAGAAAATAAAAGAATCCTCAGAACAAGTAGCTTCATCCTCAGAAGAACTAACAGCCGTATCAGAAGAAGCAGCAACAGCAGCCAACAGTGTAGCAGAATCAGCCACTGAAATAGCCGTAGATTCAGAAGAACAGAAGAATGATATATTAAATGCTGTATCAGCAATAGAACAAATATCAGCACAAATTCAAGAAATATCATCAAACGCAGAAGAAATAAACAATTTAAGCCAAGAAGTATCAGGTAGTTCCGACAAAGGAAGGCATAATATAGAAAATGTAATATATCAAATGAACAATATAGTCAAAAGTACCGAAAAAGTACAAGTATCCTTAGAAGATGTAGACAACAGTTCTAAAGAGATGGATAGCATAATCCAAGTAATACAAGATGTAGCAGAACAAACTAACCTACTTGCACTAAACGCAGCAATAGAAGCAGCAAGAGCAGGAGAAACAGGCAGAGGATTTGCAGTAGTAGCAGAAGAGATAAGAAAACTAGCAGAAGAAGTACATCATTCCACAGAAGATATATACGAAATAATAAAGAAAAATCAAAACATAATAGACGAAGCAAATGAGAACATGAATATAAGCAAAGAAGAAGTAGATAAAGGGCTAATAACCATAGATGAAACAAAAGAAACATTCATAAAAATTATAGACTCAATAGACGAAATATCCAATCAGATACAAAACATAGCCCAAGCTATAAATCAAGTAGCCGAAGGTACAGAAAATGTAGTTGGATCTGTAAGTTCCATAGAACATAAATCTCAAGAAGTAGCAGAAAACATACAAAATGTATCAGCAGCAGCAGAAGAACAAACAGCCTCTATGGAAGAGATAGCATCAGCAAGTGAAAGCTTAGCAATGCTTGCCCAAGATCTTCAAATGTTAATAGCAGAGATAAGAATATAA
- a CDS encoding methyl-accepting chemotaxis protein — protein sequence MKIKTRIILFTCILCVASILLSTITNYKFLGGELLNETENNAKNSAKITTKELDKWLSIQKNSLKEMADAIGYNNNYEFDYIYQYLKSQEEVNEGNNYFIGLSDNFFVSGSGWIPPDDYKPIEKDWYIDAKNTDDVVVFSPYIDSRTGDIVITISKAIKRNGELIGVLGSDIFVDHLVELVSSMDLGKDSYGFLIDGEGNIITHKNKAFNPDIEKGFTNINEILGGKLKDISKTEKTAKKGLNEIKDYDGKERVFFVEDMDETNWKVGVAISSAEMLKTFKKSVNRLIMISIIIVIIAIILSTIMGNSISKPIIESVEVANRIEKLDLTENIDEKNLKRKDEIGQISLSFQSITNTLREFTKKIKESSEQVASSSEELTAVSEEAATAANSVAESATEIAVDSEEQKNDILNAVSAIEQISAQIQEISSNAEEINNLSQEVSGSSDKGRHNIENVIYQMNNIVKSTEKVQVSLEDLDNSSKEMDSIIQVIQDVAEQTNLLALNAAIEAARAGETGRGFAVVAEEIRKLAEEVHHSTEDIYEIIKKNQNIIDEANENMNISKEEVDKGLITIDETKETFIKIIDSIDEISNQIQNITQAINQVAEGTENVVGSVSSIEHTSQEVAENIQNVSAAAEEQTASMEEIASASESLAMLAQDLQMLIAEIRM from the coding sequence ATGAAAATAAAAACAAGGATAATTTTATTTACATGTATTTTATGTGTAGCAAGTATTCTTTTATCAACAATAACCAATTATAAATTTTTAGGAGGAGAGCTTTTAAATGAAACAGAAAATAATGCAAAGAATTCAGCTAAGATCACTACGAAGGAATTGGATAAATGGTTAAGCATACAAAAAAATTCCCTTAAGGAAATGGCAGATGCAATAGGTTATAACAATAATTATGAATTTGATTATATATACCAGTATTTGAAAAGTCAAGAAGAGGTAAATGAAGGGAATAATTATTTTATTGGTTTATCAGATAATTTTTTTGTTTCAGGATCTGGTTGGATTCCACCAGATGATTATAAACCCATTGAAAAGGATTGGTACATAGATGCTAAAAATACTGATGATGTAGTAGTGTTTTCTCCATATATTGATTCTAGAACTGGGGATATTGTAATTACTATTTCTAAAGCTATTAAAAGAAATGGTGAATTAATAGGAGTTTTAGGTTCGGATATATTTGTTGATCATTTAGTTGAGCTTGTTTCAAGTATGGATTTAGGAAAAGATTCCTATGGATTTTTAATAGATGGAGAAGGAAATATCATAACTCATAAAAACAAAGCTTTCAATCCTGATATAGAAAAAGGCTTTACAAACATAAATGAAATATTAGGTGGCAAATTAAAAGATATATCTAAAACAGAAAAAACAGCAAAAAAAGGATTAAATGAAATAAAGGATTATGATGGAAAAGAACGAGTATTTTTTGTAGAAGATATGGATGAAACTAATTGGAAAGTAGGAGTAGCCATATCAAGTGCTGAAATGTTAAAAACCTTTAAAAAATCAGTAAACAGATTAATCATGATTAGTATAATAATAGTTATAATTGCAATAATTCTTTCCACTATAATGGGAAATTCTATATCTAAACCTATTATAGAATCTGTAGAAGTAGCAAATAGAATAGAAAAGTTAGATTTAACAGAAAATATAGATGAAAAGAATTTGAAAAGGAAAGATGAAATTGGTCAAATATCATTATCCTTTCAATCCATAACAAACACTTTAAGGGAATTTACAAAGAAAATAAAAGAATCCTCAGAACAAGTAGCTTCATCCTCAGAAGAACTAACAGCCGTATCAGAAGAAGCAGCAACAGCAGCCAACAGTGTAGCAGAATCAGCCACTGAAATAGCCGTAGATTCAGAAGAACAGAAGAATGATATATTAAATGCTGTATCAGCAATAGAACAAATATCAGCACAAATTCAAGAAATATCATCAAACGCAGAAGAAATAAACAATTTAAGCCAAGAAGTATCAGGTAGTTCCGACAAAGGAAGGCATAATATAGAAAATGTAATATATCAAATGAACAATATAGTCAAAAGTACCGAAAAAGTACAAGTATCCTTAGAAGATTTAGACAACAGTTCTAAAGAGATGGATAGCATAATCCAAGTAATACAAGATGTAGCAGAACAAACTAACCTACTTGCACTAAACGCAGCAATAGAAGCAGCAAGAGCAGGAGAAACAGGCAGAGGATTTGCAGTAGTAGCAGAAGAGATAAGAAAACTAGCAGAAGAAGTACATCATTCCACAGAAGATATATACGAAATAATAAAGAAAAATCAAAACATAATAGACGAAGCAAATGAGAACATGAATATAAGCAAAGAAGAAGTAGATAAAGGGCTAATAACCATAGATGAAACAAAAGAAACATTCATAAAAATTATAGACTCAATAGACGAAATATCCAATCAGATACAAAACATAACACAAGCTATAAATCAAGTAGCCGAAGGTACAGAAAATGTAGTTGGATCTGTAAGTTCCATAGAACATACATCTCAAGAAGTAGCAGAAAACATACAAAATGTATCAGCAGCAGCAGAAGAACAAACAGCCTCTATGGAAGAGATAGCATCAGCAAGCGAAAGCTTAGCAATGCTTGCCCAAGATCTTCAAATGCTTATAGCAGAGATAAGGATGTAA
- a CDS encoding transposase has product MPRYLRPKSATGIYHVMLRGINRMNIFFYKEDKLKFLDTLIRMKSNGEYILYGYCIMDNHVHLLIKEEKELLSQTMKRIGVSYSLYYNKKYERVGHLFQNRFRSECIETDGRLLTCLRYIHNNPVKAHMVKNPSAYPWSSYNIYINKMENKYNIISPELILDIFSENRIEAIKKFIDFSRQKCNRTFVDLEEVEEEPKSSYMKKILDILKDYDLDIEDIAKLKDRNIRNQIIKEIHQHTNMSTREMSNIIGWSKSTIDRALKE; this is encoded by the coding sequence ATGCCTAGATATTTGCGACCAAAATCAGCCACCGGAATATATCATGTGATGTTAAGAGGCATTAACAGAATGAATATTTTTTTTTATAAAGAAGATAAGCTAAAATTTTTAGATACATTAATAAGGATGAAATCTAATGGCGAGTACATATTGTATGGTTATTGCATAATGGACAACCATGTACATTTATTAATAAAAGAAGAAAAAGAGTTATTATCTCAAACAATGAAACGGATAGGCGTTAGCTATTCACTTTATTATAATAAAAAATATGAGAGAGTAGGGCACCTGTTTCAAAATAGATTTAGAAGTGAATGTATAGAGACAGATGGTAGATTATTAACATGTTTAAGATATATCCACAACAATCCTGTAAAAGCCCATATGGTAAAAAACCCCTCAGCTTATCCATGGAGTAGTTATAACATATACATAAATAAAATGGAAAATAAGTATAATATCATATCACCAGAACTAATATTAGATATATTCTCTGAAAACAGAATAGAAGCAATAAAAAAATTTATAGACTTTTCTAGGCAAAAATGTAACAGGACTTTTGTAGATTTAGAAGAAGTAGAAGAAGAACCAAAAAGTTCCTATATGAAAAAAATCTTAGATATACTTAAAGATTATGATTTAGATATAGAAGATATAGCTAAATTAAAAGATAGGAATATTAGAAATCAAATAATAAAAGAAATACATCAACATACTAATATGTCTACAAGAGAAATGTCCAATATAATTGGTTGGAGTAAAAGCACAATAGATAGAGCATTAAAGGAATAA